One genomic window of Musa acuminata AAA Group cultivar baxijiao unplaced genomic scaffold, Cavendish_Baxijiao_AAA HiC_scaffold_1137, whole genome shotgun sequence includes the following:
- the LOC108951348 gene encoding receptor-like protein kinase FERONIA isoform X1 — translation MDLGFVFLDQSWSLMQLRSLLCASLAFLLLTTTLVVVAVDNSPYYMPRDDILLNCGASGQASSFDGRSWTGDTGTRYAPSLNGDGFDALRKDPSVSTVPYSTARVFTSPFTYRFPLSAGRKFIRLHFYPSDYSNHAASDAFFSVTSGPYILLHNFSAYLTADALNFAYLIREYSVNVSTGGLNLTFTPSTTHPNSYAFINGIEILSIPDLFSSATPLLVYGDDDNHTYTIDPDQALETVYRLNVGGQAIPPIEDSGLFRSWDDDSPYIYGAAFGVSYSNDPNVTITYPTSVPNYIAPPDVYSTARSMGPNAQVNLNYNLTWILPVDAGFYYLVRLHFCEIQYPIVKKNQRVFDIYLNNQTATEEADVIGWSGGIGIPVFKDYVVRTMGRGQMDLWVALHPDTLSNPEYYDAILNGLEVFKLQNSNNSLAGLNPGARSQLYDDPRDLRKGSAKHKSDVGGVVGGFAVLLFCSLVFA, via the coding sequence ATGGATTTAGGGTTCGTTTTCCTGGATCAGTCATGGTCTCTGATGCAGCTCCGTTCCCTTCTCTGTGCCTCCTTAGCCTTCTTGCTGCTGACGACTACTTTGGTCGTCGTTGCTGTCGACAACTCCCCCTATTACATGCCAAGAGACGACATCCTCCTCAACTGCGGCGCCTCCGGCCAGGCATCTAGCTTCGACGGACGATCCTGGACCGGCGACACCGGAACCAGGTACGCCCCCTCCTTGAACGGCGACGGCTTCGATGCTCTACGGAAAGATCCATCGGTCTCCACGGTCCCGTACTCGACCGCTCGGGTCTTCACTTCTCCCTTCACCTACCGCTTCCCTCTCAGCGCCGGCCGGAAATTTATACGCCTCCATTTCTACCCTTCCGATTACTCCAACCATGCCGCTTCCGATGCCTTCTTCTCCGTTACATCTGGCCCTTACATCCTTCTTCACAACTTCAGCGCCTACCTAACTGCCGATGCCCTAAATTTCGCCTATCTAATCCGTGAATACTCCGTAAACGTCTCCACCGGCGGCCTAAACCTCACTTTCACCCCATCAACCACCCATCCCAACTCCTATGCCTTCATTAACGGTATCGAGATTCTATCAATCcctgacttgtttagctcagcaaCACCGTTGCTTGTCTATGGCGATGATGATAATCATACTTACACTATCGATCCCGACCAAGCTCTGGAGACAGTTTACCGGCTCAATGTGGGTGGGCAAGCAATTCCCCCCATCGAAGACTCCGGCTTGTTCCGCTCTTGGGACGACGACTCGCCTTACATTTATGGGGCTGCATTTGGTGTGTCCTACTCCAATGATCCGAATGTTACCATCACATACCCGACCAGTGTTCCAAATTACATTGCACCACCGGATGTCTACTCCACAGCAAGATCAATGGGTCCAAATGCacaggtgaacttgaactacaattTAACATGGATTCTCCCAGTGGATGCTGGCTTCTATTACCTTGTCCGGCTACATTTCTGTGAAATCCAGTATCCGATAGTGAAGAAAAACCAGAGAGTCTTTGACATCTACCTTAATAACCAGACTGCAACAGAAGAAGCTGATGTCATTGGTTGGAGTGGCGGGATCGGTATCCCTGTGTTCAAGGACTATGTGGTGAGGACAATGGGAAGAGGGCAGATGGATCTGTGGGTTGCGCTTCATCCAGATACACTCTCCAACCCAGAGTATTATGATGCCATCTTGAATGGGCTTGAGGTGTTCAAGCTGCAGAACAGTAATAACAGCCTGGCTGGTCTTAATCCAGGAGCACGCTCGCAGCTCTACGATGATCCTAGAGATCTCAGGAAGGGGAGTGCGAAACATAAGAGTGACGTTGGTGGCGTGGTCGGAGGTTTTGCTGTTTTGCTGTTTTGCTCGCTGGTTTTTGCCTGA
- the LOC108951348 gene encoding receptor-like protein kinase FERONIA isoform X2 gives MPRDDILLNCGASGQASSFDGRSWTGDTGTRYAPSLNGDGFDALRKDPSVSTVPYSTARVFTSPFTYRFPLSAGRKFIRLHFYPSDYSNHAASDAFFSVTSGPYILLHNFSAYLTADALNFAYLIREYSVNVSTGGLNLTFTPSTTHPNSYAFINGIEILSIPDLFSSATPLLVYGDDDNHTYTIDPDQALETVYRLNVGGQAIPPIEDSGLFRSWDDDSPYIYGAAFGVSYSNDPNVTITYPTSVPNYIAPPDVYSTARSMGPNAQVNLNYNLTWILPVDAGFYYLVRLHFCEIQYPIVKKNQRVFDIYLNNQTATEEADVIGWSGGIGIPVFKDYVVRTMGRGQMDLWVALHPDTLSNPEYYDAILNGLEVFKLQNSNNSLAGLNPGARSQLYDDPRDLRKGSAKHKSDVGGVVGGFAVLLFCSLVFA, from the coding sequence ATGCCAAGAGACGACATCCTCCTCAACTGCGGCGCCTCCGGCCAGGCATCTAGCTTCGACGGACGATCCTGGACCGGCGACACCGGAACCAGGTACGCCCCCTCCTTGAACGGCGACGGCTTCGATGCTCTACGGAAAGATCCATCGGTCTCCACGGTCCCGTACTCGACCGCTCGGGTCTTCACTTCTCCCTTCACCTACCGCTTCCCTCTCAGCGCCGGCCGGAAATTTATACGCCTCCATTTCTACCCTTCCGATTACTCCAACCATGCCGCTTCCGATGCCTTCTTCTCCGTTACATCTGGCCCTTACATCCTTCTTCACAACTTCAGCGCCTACCTAACTGCCGATGCCCTAAATTTCGCCTATCTAATCCGTGAATACTCCGTAAACGTCTCCACCGGCGGCCTAAACCTCACTTTCACCCCATCAACCACCCATCCCAACTCCTATGCCTTCATTAACGGTATCGAGATTCTATCAATCcctgacttgtttagctcagcaaCACCGTTGCTTGTCTATGGCGATGATGATAATCATACTTACACTATCGATCCCGACCAAGCTCTGGAGACAGTTTACCGGCTCAATGTGGGTGGGCAAGCAATTCCCCCCATCGAAGACTCCGGCTTGTTCCGCTCTTGGGACGACGACTCGCCTTACATTTATGGGGCTGCATTTGGTGTGTCCTACTCCAATGATCCGAATGTTACCATCACATACCCGACCAGTGTTCCAAATTACATTGCACCACCGGATGTCTACTCCACAGCAAGATCAATGGGTCCAAATGCacaggtgaacttgaactacaattTAACATGGATTCTCCCAGTGGATGCTGGCTTCTATTACCTTGTCCGGCTACATTTCTGTGAAATCCAGTATCCGATAGTGAAGAAAAACCAGAGAGTCTTTGACATCTACCTTAATAACCAGACTGCAACAGAAGAAGCTGATGTCATTGGTTGGAGTGGCGGGATCGGTATCCCTGTGTTCAAGGACTATGTGGTGAGGACAATGGGAAGAGGGCAGATGGATCTGTGGGTTGCGCTTCATCCAGATACACTCTCCAACCCAGAGTATTATGATGCCATCTTGAATGGGCTTGAGGTGTTCAAGCTGCAGAACAGTAATAACAGCCTGGCTGGTCTTAATCCAGGAGCACGCTCGCAGCTCTACGATGATCCTAGAGATCTCAGGAAGGGGAGTGCGAAACATAAGAGTGACGTTGGTGGCGTGGTCGGAGGTTTTGCTGTTTTGCTGTTTTGCTCGCTGGTTTTTGCCTGA